From a region of the Candidatus Cloacimonas sp. genome:
- the alaS gene encoding alanine--tRNA ligase codes for MLSSKEIRQQFIDFFISKGHTFVPSSSVIPENDNTLLFANAGMNQFKSIFLGQKEITHKRVVNSQKCIRAGGKHNDLEEVGKDGYHHTFFEMLGNWSFGDYYKKEAITWAWELLTEVWKIPKDKLYATVYKTDSEAFELWQKETDIDATHISYFDDKDNFWEMGETGPCGPCSEIHIDRGISHCTMQNVPGHICEINGICSRYIELWNLVFIQYNRQADKTLSPLKNKFVDTGAGFERLTQVLQDKNSNYETDLFMPLINKIEELSGVAYTQETGMPHRVIADHLRCLCFALADGGFPSNEGRGYVLRRILRRAARYGRLLGFAEPFLHLLVPLVIEQMGHHFSELNGKEDYLKMVIKAEEERFNKTLDTGLEKFTEITQKLQGEVISGADAFTLYDTYGFPLDLTAILAAEKGLKIDYAGFEKEMQNQKERARKASKFTLSVNNEEWIELSPVTATAFVGYTETAVQSYIQRYAVQEKGLILIQLAQTPFYAESGGQVSDTGKIYNAAFEVEITDVRKMDDYYLHYGNLTRGMLNNAPVTAEIDIARRKSIARNHTATHLLHKALREVLGEHTVQKGSLVHPDYLRFDFAHFRSLTLEELRKVEDIVNQIVLDNRKVSTTVKNIEDAKKEGAMALFGEKYSERVRVVSVQDFSQELCGGTHISATGEIGLFKIISESSSAAGIRRIEAITGISALKWVQDLQDKLSRIATLLNSPLKNLETKLEATLEQIAELEKEIKTAQAKENEKIVQELLNNATKQENYSLIKTQTNFTNPAELKQIAEQLKARMQGTIAVLFNLYMDKLNILCVVSTDLIPKYNAGKIVAKLAMELDGKGGGKPDIAMAGGKDITKLASVLENVTDFISSI; via the coding sequence GTGTTAAGCAGTAAAGAAATACGCCAGCAGTTCATTGATTTTTTTATCAGCAAAGGGCATACTTTTGTTCCTTCTTCATCTGTGATTCCGGAAAATGATAATACCCTGCTTTTTGCCAATGCGGGAATGAATCAATTCAAAAGTATCTTCCTGGGACAGAAGGAGATAACACATAAAAGAGTGGTTAATAGCCAAAAATGTATTCGTGCCGGGGGTAAACATAATGACCTGGAAGAAGTTGGCAAAGACGGCTATCATCACACCTTTTTTGAAATGCTCGGTAACTGGAGTTTCGGTGACTACTATAAAAAAGAGGCAATTACCTGGGCTTGGGAACTGCTGACTGAGGTCTGGAAAATTCCGAAAGATAAGCTCTATGCCACTGTCTATAAAACCGATAGCGAAGCTTTTGAGCTCTGGCAAAAGGAAACGGATATTGATGCCACGCATATTAGCTACTTTGATGATAAAGATAACTTTTGGGAAATGGGAGAAACAGGACCCTGCGGTCCCTGTTCGGAAATTCATATTGATAGAGGTATCTCGCATTGCACGATGCAAAATGTGCCGGGGCATATTTGTGAAATCAATGGTATTTGCTCACGGTATATAGAATTGTGGAATTTGGTTTTTATTCAATATAACCGCCAAGCAGATAAGACACTTTCTCCGCTAAAAAACAAATTTGTAGATACCGGAGCTGGTTTTGAGCGATTAACCCAGGTTTTACAGGATAAAAACAGTAACTATGAAACCGACCTCTTTATGCCGCTTATAAATAAAATTGAGGAACTATCCGGAGTTGCCTACACTCAGGAAACGGGAATGCCGCACAGAGTTATTGCCGACCACCTTCGCTGTCTCTGTTTTGCTTTGGCAGACGGCGGTTTTCCTTCCAACGAGGGAAGGGGTTATGTTCTCCGCAGAATTTTAAGAAGAGCTGCCAGGTATGGTCGTTTGCTCGGTTTTGCAGAGCCCTTCCTGCATTTGCTGGTGCCGCTGGTAATTGAGCAAATGGGGCATCATTTCAGTGAACTGAACGGTAAAGAGGATTATCTTAAAATGGTGATTAAAGCGGAAGAAGAACGCTTTAATAAGACCTTGGATACCGGTTTGGAAAAATTTACGGAAATAACGCAAAAGCTGCAAGGAGAGGTTATTTCCGGTGCCGATGCCTTCACTTTATATGATACTTATGGCTTTCCGTTGGATCTCACCGCTATTTTAGCTGCCGAAAAGGGCTTGAAGATTGACTATGCGGGCTTTGAAAAGGAAATGCAAAACCAAAAAGAACGCGCTCGCAAAGCCAGTAAATTTACCCTCTCCGTTAATAATGAGGAGTGGATTGAACTTTCTCCTGTAACTGCTACTGCCTTTGTCGGTTACACGGAAACTGCTGTGCAGTCATATATCCAACGCTATGCCGTTCAGGAAAAGGGTTTAATTCTGATCCAACTTGCCCAAACACCTTTCTATGCAGAATCCGGTGGACAGGTATCAGACACAGGAAAAATATATAATGCTGCCTTTGAAGTGGAAATAACCGATGTGCGTAAAATGGATGATTATTATCTTCACTATGGAAACCTGACAAGAGGAATGCTGAATAATGCCCCCGTTACCGCTGAAATTGACATTGCCAGGCGCAAAAGTATAGCCCGCAATCATACAGCTACCCACCTTTTGCATAAAGCACTGAGAGAAGTTTTAGGCGAGCATACTGTGCAAAAGGGCTCTTTAGTGCACCCGGATTATCTGCGTTTTGATTTTGCCCATTTCAGGAGCTTAACTTTGGAAGAACTAAGAAAGGTGGAAGATATTGTTAATCAAATAGTTTTGGATAACAGGAAAGTTAGCACCACCGTTAAAAATATTGAGGATGCTAAAAAAGAAGGTGCGATGGCTCTCTTCGGCGAAAAATACAGTGAACGGGTGAGGGTTGTAAGCGTTCAGGATTTTTCGCAAGAACTTTGTGGCGGAACTCATATTTCTGCAACCGGGGAAATCGGTTTATTCAAAATTATTTCCGAAAGCTCTTCTGCTGCAGGAATTAGACGCATTGAAGCAATTACCGGTATTTCTGCCCTAAAATGGGTTCAGGATTTGCAGGATAAACTTAGCCGAATTGCCACGCTGCTGAATTCTCCCTTGAAAAACCTGGAAACCAAATTGGAAGCAACCCTGGAACAAATCGCCGAGCTGGAAAAAGAAATTAAAACCGCACAAGCGAAAGAAAACGAAAAAATTGTTCAGGAACTGCTGAATAATGCAACTAAACAGGAAAATTATTCACTGATTAAAACCCAAACGAATTTTACCAATCCCGCAGAACTGAAACAAATTGCGGAACAATTAAAAGCCCGAATGCAGGGCACAATTGCTGTGCTGTTTAATCTATATATGGATAAACTGAATATTCTTTGCGTTGTAAGCACTGATCTTATTCCTAAATATAACGCAGGAAAGATTGTAGCTAAACTGGCTATGGAATTAGATGGAAAAGGCGGTGGTAAACCTGATATTGCTATGGCTGGCGGAAAAGACATTACTAAACTGGCTTCCGTGCTGGAAAATGTGACTGATTTCATTAGTTCCATCTAA
- the trxB gene encoding thioredoxin-disulfide reductase: MYDVIIIGAGPAGLSAAIYSARSGLKTAVFERGLIGGQINVTEIVENYPGLAEAITGYELTDRMHRQAEHFGAEFKDEEVTALGMEGLCKIIETTENKYRTKAVIFCTGAYPRRLNVPGEEKFTGHGVSYCATCDGALYRDKIVAVIGGGDSAIEEGIFLTHFAQKVIVIHRRDELRAQKIIQERAFQNPKMEFVWNSVVQEIRGENRVQELEVYNRKTNSLSVIPVDGVFIYVGILPNNKLLESRIELDSAGFVITDDFMHTNLPGIYAAGDIRKKVLRQVVTATSDGAIAGWSAEKWITENYSSLKPE, encoded by the coding sequence ATGTATGATGTAATAATCATTGGAGCCGGACCTGCCGGTTTAAGTGCTGCTATTTACAGTGCGCGTAGCGGCTTAAAGACCGCGGTGTTTGAAAGAGGGCTTATTGGCGGTCAGATAAATGTTACGGAAATAGTGGAAAATTATCCTGGTCTTGCCGAAGCCATAACCGGATATGAACTGACGGATAGAATGCACCGTCAGGCAGAGCATTTTGGAGCGGAATTTAAGGATGAAGAAGTAACAGCTCTGGGAATGGAAGGGCTATGCAAAATCATTGAGACCACGGAAAATAAATATCGTACCAAGGCAGTGATTTTTTGCACGGGAGCTTATCCAAGGCGACTTAATGTTCCCGGGGAAGAAAAGTTCACCGGTCACGGTGTTTCCTATTGTGCTACCTGCGATGGTGCCCTATATAGAGATAAAATTGTAGCCGTTATTGGTGGCGGTGATTCGGCTATTGAAGAAGGGATTTTTTTAACTCATTTTGCCCAAAAAGTAATCGTTATTCACCGTCGTGACGAGCTTAGAGCCCAAAAAATAATTCAGGAAAGAGCTTTTCAAAATCCTAAAATGGAATTCGTCTGGAACAGTGTAGTTCAAGAAATTCGCGGGGAAAATAGAGTTCAGGAATTGGAGGTTTACAACAGGAAAACCAATTCCCTAAGCGTAATTCCTGTTGATGGCGTTTTTATCTATGTGGGAATTTTACCTAATAATAAGTTGCTGGAATCTCGTATTGAATTGGATAGCGCCGGTTTTGTAATAACCGATGATTTTATGCATACCAATTTACCGGGAATTTATGCCGCGGGGGACATCCGGAAAAAAGTTTTACGCCAAGTGGTAACCGCTACTTCCGATGGAGCAATAGCCGGTTGGAGCGCCGAAAAATGGATTACGGAAAACTACTCTTCCCTGAAACCGGAATAA